Proteins encoded by one window of Streptomyces clavuligerus:
- the cseC gene encoding two-component system sensor histidine kinase CseC, translating into MKLPVLRSGVRWKIAIAITVVGALIAVALSLVVRNAARVSMLDNAREVALDRLYTAQTTLETNSSRTAPRTRAKVNDPSLPPELRRLVEQKRRGTFVRDGDTPEIWAAVPLTNGDVLSLHDTLNDRSGYILDSLDRALLIGSVSVVVGGGALGVLIGGQLSRRLRKAAAAASQVAEGQTDVRVRDTISGFVRDETDELARAIDALTDALNARIEAERRVTADIAHELRTPVTGLLTAAELLPPGRPSELVRDRAQAMRTLVEDVLEVARLDGASERAELQEIALGEFVTRRITALNPDIPVQVVHESWVSTDPRRLERILLNLLTNAAKYGKPPVEVTVEGRVVRVRDHGPGFPEALLREGPSRFRTGASDRAGTGHGLGLTIAAGQARVLGARLTFRNVAAGGAAAAAEGAETGAGTAAVSGGAADGRGATGGVAAPPAAPAAAPAAEGAIAVLWLPEHAPTNTGSFPMLPMSDGVRD; encoded by the coding sequence ATGAAGCTGCCCGTACTGCGCTCCGGTGTCCGCTGGAAGATCGCGATCGCGATCACGGTGGTCGGGGCGCTCATCGCCGTGGCCCTGAGCCTGGTCGTCCGGAACGCGGCCCGGGTCTCGATGCTCGACAACGCGCGCGAGGTGGCCCTCGACCGGCTGTACACGGCCCAGACCACCCTGGAGACGAACTCCTCCAGGACGGCCCCCCGTACCCGCGCCAAGGTCAACGACCCGTCGCTCCCGCCCGAGCTGCGCAGACTCGTCGAACAGAAGCGCCGGGGCACCTTCGTCAGGGACGGGGACACCCCCGAGATCTGGGCCGCCGTGCCGCTCACCAACGGCGATGTGCTCTCCCTGCACGACACGCTCAACGACCGCAGCGGCTACATCCTCGACAGCCTCGACCGGGCGCTGCTCATAGGTTCGGTCTCGGTGGTCGTCGGCGGCGGCGCGCTGGGGGTGCTGATCGGCGGACAGCTCTCGCGCAGGCTGCGCAAGGCCGCCGCGGCCGCCTCCCAGGTGGCCGAGGGGCAGACGGATGTCCGCGTACGGGACACCATCAGCGGTTTCGTCCGGGACGAGACCGATGAGCTGGCCCGGGCCATCGACGCGCTCACCGACGCCCTGAACGCCCGGATCGAGGCCGAGCGCCGGGTCACGGCGGACATCGCGCACGAGCTGCGCACCCCGGTCACGGGGCTGCTGACCGCCGCCGAGCTGCTGCCGCCGGGACGCCCGTCGGAGCTGGTACGGGACCGGGCGCAGGCGATGCGGACGCTGGTCGAGGACGTGCTGGAGGTGGCGCGGCTGGACGGCGCCTCGGAACGGGCCGAACTCCAGGAGATCGCGCTCGGCGAGTTCGTCACCCGCCGGATCACGGCGCTCAACCCGGACATCCCCGTACAGGTGGTCCATGAGTCCTGGGTGAGCACCGACCCCCGGCGGCTGGAGCGCATCCTGCTGAATCTGCTGACGAACGCCGCCAAGTACGGCAAGCCGCCGGTCGAGGTCACGGTGGAGGGCCGGGTGGTCCGGGTGCGCGACCACGGGCCCGGCTTCCCCGAGGCGCTGCTGCGGGAGGGTCCGAGCCGGTTCCGTACGGGCGCGAGCGACCGGGCGGGCACCGGTCACGGTCTGGGGCTGACGATCGCGGCGGGGCAGGCACGGGTGCTGGGGGCACGGCTCACGTTCCGCAATGTGGCGGCGGGGGGTGCCGCCGCGGCGGCGGAGGGCGCGGAGACCGGGGCGGGCACGGCGGCCGTCTCCGGGGGCGCCGCCGACGGCCGGGGAGCCACCGGCGGTGTGGCGGCCCCGCCGGCCGCCCCGGCGGCCGCCCCGGCGGCCGAGGGCGCGATCGCGGTGCTGTGGCTGCCCGAACACGCTCCGACGAACACCGGCAGCTTCCCGATGCTCCCGATGAGCGACGGGGTCAGGGACTGA
- the radA gene encoding DNA repair protein RadA — protein MAARTKSAKDRPSYRCTECGWTTAKWLGRCPECQAWGTVEEYGTPAVRTTAAGRVSTAALPIGQVDGRQATARSTGVDELDRVLGGGLVPGAVVLLAGEPGVGKSTLLLDVAAKAASPEHRTLYVTGEESASQVRLRADRINALDDDLYLAAETDLSAVLGHLDAVRPSLLIMDSVQTVASPEIDGAPGGMAQVREVAGALIRASKERGMSTLLVGHVTKDGAIAGPRLLEHLVDVVLHFEGDRHARLRLVRGVKNRYGATDEVGCFELHDEGITGLADPSGLFLTRRDAPVPGTCLTVTLEGRRPLVAEVQALTVDSQIPSPRRTTSGLETSRVSMMLAVLEQRGRISALGKRDIYSATVGGVKLSEPAADLAVALALASAASDTPLPKNLVAIGEVGLAGEVRRVTGVQRRLAEAHRLGFTHALVPSDPGKVPAGMQVTEVANVGEALRVLPRGRRRAAEDTRGGAPGTESTDAPRSVDTRR, from the coding sequence ATGGCTGCCCGTACGAAATCCGCGAAGGACCGGCCGTCCTACCGCTGCACCGAGTGCGGCTGGACCACCGCCAAGTGGCTCGGCCGCTGCCCCGAGTGCCAGGCGTGGGGCACGGTCGAGGAGTACGGCACGCCCGCCGTGCGCACCACGGCGGCGGGGCGGGTCTCCACCGCCGCCCTGCCCATCGGCCAGGTCGACGGACGGCAGGCCACCGCGCGCTCCACCGGTGTGGACGAGCTGGACCGGGTGCTCGGCGGCGGCCTGGTGCCCGGGGCCGTGGTGCTGCTCGCGGGCGAGCCCGGCGTGGGCAAGTCCACCCTGCTGCTCGACGTCGCCGCCAAGGCGGCGAGCCCCGAGCACCGCACGCTCTATGTCACCGGGGAGGAGTCGGCGAGCCAGGTCCGGCTGCGCGCCGACCGGATCAACGCCCTGGACGACGATCTGTATCTCGCCGCCGAGACCGATCTCTCCGCCGTCCTCGGCCATCTGGACGCCGTCAGGCCCTCACTGCTGATCATGGACTCGGTGCAGACCGTCGCGTCCCCGGAGATCGACGGCGCGCCCGGGGGCATGGCCCAGGTCCGAGAGGTCGCGGGGGCCCTGATCCGCGCCTCCAAGGAGCGCGGGATGTCCACCCTGCTCGTCGGCCATGTCACCAAGGACGGCGCCATCGCCGGGCCCCGGCTGCTGGAGCACCTGGTCGATGTGGTGCTGCACTTCGAGGGCGACCGGCATGCCCGGCTCCGGCTGGTCCGCGGCGTCAAGAACCGCTACGGCGCGACCGACGAGGTCGGCTGCTTCGAGCTGCACGACGAGGGCATCACCGGGCTCGCTGACCCCTCCGGGCTCTTCCTCACCCGGCGGGACGCGCCCGTGCCCGGCACCTGTCTGACGGTCACCCTGGAGGGCCGCCGTCCGCTCGTCGCCGAGGTGCAGGCGCTCACCGTCGACTCGCAGATCCCCTCCCCCCGGCGCACCACGTCGGGCCTGGAGACCTCGCGGGTCTCGATGATGCTCGCCGTCCTGGAGCAGCGCGGCCGGATCAGCGCGCTCGGCAAGCGGGACATCTACAGCGCGACCGTGGGCGGGGTGAAGCTCTCCGAGCCCGCCGCCGATCTCGCGGTGGCGCTGGCGCTGGCCTCGGCGGCCAGTGACACCCCGCTGCCGAAGAATCTGGTGGCGATCGGTGAGGTGGGGCTCGCGGGCGAGGTCAGAAGGGTCACCGGGGTGCAGCGCAGACTCGCCGAGGCCCATCGGCTGGGCTTCACCCACGCACTCGTCCCCAGCGACCCGGGGAAGGTTCCGGCCGGGATGCAGGTGACGGAAGTGGCGAATGTGGGTGAGGCGCTGAGGGTGCTCCCACGGGGCAGAAGGCGGGCCGCAGAAGACACCCGTGGTGGGGCACCGGGTACGGAGAGCACGGACGCCCCACGGAGCGTCGACACTCGCCGGTAG
- the cseB gene encoding two-component system response regulator CseB, which translates to MADTHVLFVEDDDVIREATQLALERHGFVVTAMPDGLLGLEAFRADRPDIALLDVMVPGLDGVSLCRRIRDESTVPVIMLSARADSIDVVLGLEAGADDYVTKPFDGAVLVARIRAVLRRFGRAGAGDTAGSGQEAPGALLSFGDLEIDTEGMEVRKGGVPVALTPTEMRLLLEFSTAPGTVLSRDRLLERVWDYGWGGDTRVVDVHVQRLRAKIGQDRIETVRGFGYKLKG; encoded by the coding sequence ATGGCCGACACCCATGTGCTGTTCGTCGAGGATGACGACGTGATCCGGGAGGCGACCCAGCTCGCGCTCGAACGCCACGGCTTCGTGGTGACCGCCATGCCCGACGGGCTGCTGGGCCTGGAGGCGTTCCGCGCGGACCGCCCCGACATCGCCCTGCTCGACGTGATGGTGCCGGGGCTCGACGGAGTGAGCCTGTGCCGCCGTATCCGCGACGAGTCCACCGTTCCCGTGATCATGCTCTCGGCCCGGGCCGACTCGATCGATGTCGTGCTCGGTCTGGAGGCGGGCGCCGACGACTACGTCACCAAGCCCTTCGACGGCGCGGTCCTGGTCGCGCGCATCCGGGCCGTGCTGCGCCGCTTCGGCCGCGCGGGCGCCGGTGACACGGCGGGCTCCGGGCAGGAGGCGCCGGGCGCGCTGCTGAGCTTCGGCGACCTGGAGATCGACACGGAGGGCATGGAGGTACGGAAGGGAGGGGTCCCGGTGGCACTGACGCCGACGGAGATGCGGCTGCTGCTGGAGTTCTCCACCGCGCCCGGCACCGTGCTCTCCCGGGACCGGCTGCTGGAGCGCGTCTGGGACTACGGCTGGGGCGGCGACACCCGGGTGGTCGATGTCCATGTACAGCGGCTGCGCGCCAAGATCGGCCAGGACCGGATCGAGACGGTCCGGGGCTTCGGCTACAAGCTCAAGGGATGA
- a CDS encoding A/G-specific adenine glycosylase: MTDTTTTDLVPADAASLHGPVIAWFDQHARDLPWRRPEAGAWGVMVSEFMLQQTPVNRVLPVYEQWLARWPRPADLAAEAPGEAVRAWGRLGYPRRALRLHGAAQAITERHGGDVPSDHAQLLALPGIGEYTAAAVASFAYGQRHAVLDTNVRRVFARAATGIQYPPTATTAAERKLARALLPDDESTASRWAAASMELGALVCTARSEECGRCPIADRCAWRLAGKPAHEGPARRGQTYAGTDRQVRGKLLAVLREARGPVPQQSLDAVWHEPVQRARALDGLVADGLVEPLADGLYRLPA, translated from the coding sequence ATGACTGACACCACCACCACAGATCTCGTCCCCGCCGACGCCGCGTCCCTCCACGGGCCCGTCATCGCCTGGTTCGACCAGCACGCCCGCGATCTTCCGTGGCGACGCCCCGAGGCCGGCGCGTGGGGGGTGATGGTCAGCGAGTTCATGCTCCAGCAGACCCCGGTGAACCGGGTGCTCCCCGTCTACGAACAGTGGCTGGCCCGCTGGCCCCGGCCCGCCGACCTCGCCGCCGAGGCGCCGGGGGAGGCCGTACGCGCCTGGGGCCGCCTCGGCTACCCCCGGCGCGCCCTGCGGCTCCACGGAGCGGCGCAGGCGATAACGGAACGCCACGGCGGGGATGTGCCCAGCGACCACGCCCAGCTGCTGGCGCTGCCCGGGATCGGCGAGTACACGGCGGCGGCGGTGGCCTCGTTCGCGTACGGACAGCGCCACGCCGTCCTCGACACCAATGTGCGGCGGGTCTTCGCCCGGGCCGCGACCGGCATCCAGTACCCGCCGACGGCGACCACGGCCGCCGAACGGAAGCTGGCGCGGGCGCTGCTCCCCGACGACGAGTCGACCGCGTCCCGCTGGGCCGCCGCCTCCATGGAGCTGGGCGCCCTGGTGTGCACGGCGCGGAGCGAGGAGTGCGGGCGCTGCCCCATCGCGGACCGCTGTGCCTGGCGGCTGGCGGGCAAGCCCGCGCACGAGGGTCCCGCGCGGCGGGGCCAGACCTACGCGGGGACCGACCGCCAGGTGCGGGGCAAGCTGCTGGCGGTGTTGCGGGAGGCCCGGGGGCCGGTGCCGCAGCAGAGCCTGGACGCGGTCTGGCACGAGCCGGTGCAGCGGGCGCGGGCCCTGGACGGGCTGGTCGCCGACGGGCTGGTCGAACCGCTCGCCGACGGGCTCTACCGGCTGCCCGCCTGA
- a CDS encoding SigE family RNA polymerase sigma factor gives MAQGEVLGFEEYVRTRQEALLRSARRLVPDPVDAQDLLQTALARTYGRWDGIADKSLADAYLRRVMINTRTEWWRARKLEEVPTEQLPDARVEDGSDQRADRALLMDVLKVLAPKQRSVVVLRHWEQMSTEETAAALGMSAGTVKSTLHRALARLRQELESRDLDFRALERGGSRRSGGADGTGAVRRLHGVRHDMKDDERGQERCAA, from the coding sequence ATGGCACAGGGCGAGGTGCTCGGCTTCGAGGAGTACGTGCGCACCCGGCAGGAGGCGCTGCTGCGCAGCGCCCGGCGGCTCGTGCCCGACCCGGTCGACGCCCAGGATCTGCTCCAGACCGCGCTGGCCCGCACCTACGGCCGCTGGGACGGCATCGCGGACAAGTCCCTCGCCGACGCCTACCTCCGCCGGGTGATGATCAACACTCGGACCGAGTGGTGGCGCGCCCGCAAGCTCGAAGAGGTGCCCACCGAGCAGCTGCCCGACGCCCGGGTGGAGGACGGCAGTGACCAGCGCGCCGACCGCGCCCTGCTGATGGATGTGCTCAAGGTGCTCGCCCCCAAGCAGCGCAGTGTGGTCGTCCTGCGCCACTGGGAACAGATGAGCACGGAGGAGACCGCTGCCGCCCTGGGCATGTCGGCGGGTACGGTGAAGAGCACCCTGCACCGGGCGCTGGCCCGGCTGCGGCAGGAGTTGGAGAGCCGGGACCTGGACTTCCGCGCCCTGGAGCGCGGCGGCTCCCGGCGTTCCGGCGGGGCGGACGGCACCGGTGCGGTACGGCGGCTGCACGGGGTGCGCCACGACATGAAGGACGACGAGCGGGGGCAGGAGCGGTGCGCGGCCTGA
- a CDS encoding phosphatase PAP2 family protein — protein MDSSITRGLYRDITELAESSPAWVHTLAEVGTEAVVVLFAALFVAVWWRARRRSSADLAIALLGALGTAVGYVVSESLKTVFDEERPCRTVTEAAASIATCPPTGDWSFPSNHSAIAGGAAVALALAWPRLVWLTAPLALLAAFSRVFVGVHYPHDVIVGLAVGGVVAGVFTIVLTRWASALVTTVRTSRGGPLAWFAGPGTR, from the coding sequence ATGGACAGCAGCATCACCCGCGGTCTCTACCGCGACATCACCGAACTCGCCGAATCCTCCCCCGCCTGGGTCCACACCCTCGCCGAAGTCGGGACGGAGGCCGTGGTCGTCCTCTTCGCCGCCCTCTTCGTCGCGGTCTGGTGGCGGGCGCGCCGCAGGAGTTCGGCGGACCTGGCCATCGCCCTGCTCGGAGCGCTCGGCACCGCGGTCGGCTATGTCGTCAGCGAATCGCTGAAGACCGTCTTCGACGAGGAACGGCCCTGCCGGACGGTCACGGAGGCGGCGGCGTCGATCGCCACCTGTCCGCCCACCGGCGACTGGTCCTTCCCGAGCAACCACTCCGCGATAGCCGGCGGGGCGGCGGTCGCGCTGGCGCTCGCCTGGCCCCGGCTGGTGTGGCTGACGGCGCCGCTGGCGCTGCTCGCGGCCTTCTCCCGGGTCTTCGTCGGTGTGCACTACCCGCATGATGTGATCGTCGGGCTGGCGGTTGGCGGCGTGGTGGCCGGAGTGTTCACGATCGTACTGACCCGCTGGGCCTCGGCGCTGGTCACCACGGTGCGGACGAGCCGCGGCGGCCCGCTGGCCTGGTTCGCGGGCCCGGGCACCCGCTGA
- a CDS encoding M23 family metallopeptidase: MSRFTIRRPRLADLRTRSALLAAGAGAVAMVGAGAAFAAESGSTAPATTSQAVAAQAQAQSKAAEAKTVSAPAAKPAAASASGWSKPVDQYTLSATYGKAGGMWTSNHSGQDFAVPSGTPVKSVGPGTVVKAGPNGGGDGPAYGNAVVIKHSNNTYSQYAHLSTIGVSVGQQVSGGQQIALSGNTGNSSGPHLHFEIRTTPNYGSAVDPVAHLRAQGITL, translated from the coding sequence ATGTCGCGCTTCACCATCCGTCGCCCCCGCCTTGCCGACCTCCGTACCCGTTCCGCCCTGCTGGCTGCCGGTGCGGGAGCGGTGGCGATGGTCGGCGCGGGAGCCGCGTTCGCCGCTGAGTCCGGTTCGACCGCGCCCGCCACCACGTCCCAGGCCGTCGCCGCCCAGGCGCAGGCCCAGAGCAAGGCCGCCGAGGCCAAGACCGTCTCGGCCCCCGCCGCCAAGCCCGCCGCCGCCTCCGCGAGCGGCTGGTCGAAGCCGGTGGACCAGTACACGCTGAGCGCCACCTACGGCAAGGCCGGCGGTATGTGGACGAGCAACCACTCCGGCCAGGACTTCGCCGTCCCGAGCGGCACCCCGGTCAAGTCCGTCGGCCCCGGCACCGTCGTGAAGGCCGGTCCCAACGGCGGCGGTGACGGCCCCGCGTACGGCAACGCCGTCGTGATCAAGCACAGCAACAACACGTACTCGCAGTACGCCCACCTCTCCACCATCGGTGTGAGCGTCGGCCAGCAGGTCAGCGGTGGTCAGCAGATCGCCCTGTCCGGCAACACCGGAAACTCCAGCGGCCCGCACCTGCACTTCGAGATCCGTACCACCCCGAACTACGGCTCCGCGGTCGACCCGGTCGCCCACCTGCGGGCCCAGGGCATCACGCTCTGA
- the disA gene encoding DNA integrity scanning diadenylate cyclase DisA, translating to MAAGDRAAASGKSGAGSGNEAQIRAALSAVAPGMALRDGLERILRGNTGALIVLGMDKTVESMCTGGFVLDVEFTATRLRELCKLDGALILDKDISKIHRAGVQLVPDASIPTEETGTRHRTADRVSRQCGFPVVSVSQSMRLIALYVDGERRVLEESAAILSRANQALATLERYKLRLDEVAGTLSALEIEDLVTVRDVTAVAQRLEMVRRIATEIAEYVVELGTDGRLLSLQLDELIAGVEPERELVVRDYVPEPTSPRAAPARGTPRARTVDEALADLDALTHSELLELPIVARALGYSGSPETLDSAVSPRGYRLLAKVPRLPGAIIERLVEHFGGLQKLLAASVDDLQAVDGVGEARARSVREGLSRLAESSILERYV from the coding sequence GTGGCAGCAGGCGACCGGGCAGCAGCGTCCGGAAAGTCCGGCGCGGGCTCCGGCAACGAAGCACAGATCCGCGCCGCCCTGAGCGCTGTCGCCCCGGGCATGGCCCTGCGGGACGGCCTGGAGCGCATCCTCCGCGGCAACACCGGGGCGCTGATCGTGCTCGGGATGGACAAGACCGTCGAGTCGATGTGCACGGGCGGCTTCGTCCTGGATGTGGAGTTCACCGCCACCCGGCTGCGTGAGCTGTGCAAACTGGACGGCGCGCTCATCCTGGACAAGGACATCAGCAAGATCCACCGGGCCGGTGTGCAGTTGGTGCCGGACGCCTCGATCCCCACGGAGGAGACCGGGACCCGGCACCGCACCGCCGACCGGGTCTCCCGCCAGTGCGGTTTCCCCGTGGTCTCCGTCTCCCAGTCCATGCGGCTGATCGCGCTCTACGTGGACGGCGAGCGCCGGGTGCTGGAGGAGTCGGCCGCGATCCTCTCCCGGGCCAACCAGGCCCTGGCCACGCTGGAGCGGTACAAGCTCCGGCTGGACGAGGTCGCGGGCACGCTCTCCGCGCTGGAGATCGAGGACCTGGTGACGGTCCGGGACGTCACGGCGGTCGCGCAGCGGCTGGAGATGGTCCGCAGGATCGCCACGGAAATCGCCGAGTACGTGGTGGAGTTGGGTACCGACGGGCGGCTGCTCTCGCTTCAGCTCGACGAGCTGATCGCGGGTGTGGAGCCCGAGCGCGAGCTGGTCGTCCGGGACTACGTTCCGGAGCCGACGTCCCCCCGGGCCGCGCCCGCGCGGGGCACCCCGCGGGCCCGCACGGTGGACGAGGCCCTGGCGGACCTGGACGCCCTCACCCACTCCGAGCTGCTGGAACTGCCCATCGTGGCACGGGCCCTGGGGTACAGCGGCTCGCCGGAGACCCTGGACTCCGCCGTGTCCCCGCGGGGCTATCGGCTGCTGGCGAAGGTGCCGAGGCTGCCCGGCGCGATCATCGAGCGGCTGGTGGAGCACTTCGGCGGGTTGCAGAAGCTGCTCGCCGCGAGCGTGGACGACCTCCAGGCCGTCGACGGCGTCGGCGAGGCGCGGGCGCGGAGCGTGCGGGAGGGGCTGTCGCGGCTCGCGGAATCGTCCATCCTGGAGCGCTACGTCTGA
- a CDS encoding NACHT domain-containing protein, whose product MEQVDEDDPPHLWVHIETPDPDAPYPSTTGLLLTPEYVLACASLLGGARSFKVRWEGRRTGDHTCRVEWTSAPETDAVLLRCLDDPLRYPEELGTDTLCLGRLVSDTPLPGWELHDSGEPPVSGSILPPTDPGHGRILLDRPEGLPIRLRPEGPLFAGPVLIGLTSTKSPRQDDRHLAYVPIETIRKALHTETEIRLPPPRNITGSRFGDVRYEDTYATALRAHYRKLEVFGIDELGVSEATWDLDTAYLSLEATRLAEDDSPRYAPDGPSEAPTTTAHRPQRVEDLLGRQRRTLLRGEAGAGKTTLVWWLAAHAARGTLPDRLDALNGLVPFVVPLRSVHAHGRGFPAPDALVHAAGLSVGTPPEGWAERVLASGRALLLVDGFDELPRAHRADARRWLAGLLRRYGATRVLATVRPGAVEAKWLADEGFADLLLLPMSDGDIEMFIAAWHRAARLEYAALDTARAGAEAERLDGLAQRLGRELANNRVLRDLARTPLLCAVICALHRKRRGALPHTRWELYRATLDMLLGNRDRGRGIEAPEGFALGVEEHKLLLQHIAVWLVRGGRVQLTPGEAERQIERAMAAMPQVRAQGTPRQALVHLLNRSGLLQQRTGDTIQFIHRTFQDYLAAKEFAETGSVGELLQNAGDELWRDVVRLAVGHFDRTHVSRLISELIALGDRSPEPLATRSLHLLAGYCAVSSVFLDGRIRAKAEHRVRALMPPQDKDEVRELASFGSAVLPLLPGPSGDGTADALVVETFAQVGDETAIEPLARFTGDDDKRLRRALVAAWRQLPAERYARQVLARVDLTGIDLEVHTAEQFRQIHHCGPVPLMTVEGPHPAEELDTWLPRTGLRHLDVIDNPLLTRLDPVRERRSIKTLGVYLCPALETFDDLADRAFASLAVDPEHLDLPGGLPRVRTLMVVGDTEPRYGALARWSTVQRLVAAAPVRFAHLMERAARLPRLTELSVQEFTGDAPGRAVAAPGITRLTLDDAASRLDPADIARLFPGLRTLRLRPFAVDEYTVDLTPLRDLPDLMVYLWHRRGARIQVTGGELFGERLEIVVRD is encoded by the coding sequence GTGGAGCAGGTGGACGAGGACGATCCGCCGCACCTGTGGGTCCATATCGAGACCCCGGACCCGGACGCGCCCTACCCGTCGACCACCGGACTGCTGCTCACCCCCGAATACGTCCTGGCCTGCGCCAGCCTGCTGGGGGGTGCCCGCTCCTTCAAGGTCCGCTGGGAAGGCCGCCGCACCGGGGACCACACCTGCCGGGTCGAGTGGACCAGCGCCCCCGAGACCGACGCCGTCCTGCTGCGCTGCTTGGACGACCCCCTCCGCTACCCGGAGGAGCTGGGTACCGACACGCTCTGCCTGGGGCGGCTGGTCAGCGACACTCCCCTGCCCGGCTGGGAGCTGCATGACTCCGGGGAGCCTCCTGTCTCCGGCAGCATCCTCCCGCCCACCGACCCCGGCCATGGCCGGATCTTGCTGGACAGGCCGGAAGGACTGCCGATACGCCTGAGGCCCGAAGGGCCCCTCTTCGCCGGACCCGTCCTCATCGGCCTCACCTCAACGAAGTCCCCCCGCCAGGACGACCGGCACCTGGCCTATGTCCCGATCGAGACCATCCGGAAAGCCCTGCACACCGAAACGGAGATCCGGCTCCCTCCCCCGCGGAACATCACCGGCTCCCGTTTCGGGGACGTGCGGTACGAGGACACCTACGCCACCGCCCTGAGGGCCCACTACCGCAAGCTCGAAGTCTTCGGCATCGACGAGCTGGGCGTCAGCGAGGCCACCTGGGACCTGGACACCGCGTATCTCAGCCTGGAGGCCACCCGGCTCGCCGAGGACGACAGCCCCCGGTACGCGCCGGACGGCCCGTCCGAGGCCCCGACCACGACCGCGCACCGGCCCCAGCGGGTGGAGGACCTGCTCGGACGGCAGCGGCGGACCCTGCTGCGCGGCGAGGCGGGCGCGGGCAAGACGACGCTCGTGTGGTGGCTCGCCGCGCACGCCGCCCGCGGGACCCTGCCCGACCGGCTCGACGCGCTCAACGGCCTGGTGCCCTTCGTCGTCCCCCTGCGCAGCGTCCACGCGCACGGCCGGGGCTTCCCCGCTCCGGACGCCCTCGTCCACGCCGCCGGGCTGTCCGTCGGCACTCCCCCCGAGGGCTGGGCGGAACGGGTCCTCGCCTCGGGACGGGCCCTCCTCCTCGTCGACGGCTTCGACGAGCTGCCCCGCGCCCACCGGGCCGACGCCCGCCGCTGGCTCGCCGGCCTGCTCCGGCGGTACGGCGCCACCCGCGTCCTCGCGACCGTGCGCCCCGGCGCCGTCGAGGCGAAGTGGCTCGCCGACGAGGGCTTCGCCGATCTGCTGCTGCTGCCCATGAGCGACGGCGACATCGAGATGTTCATCGCCGCCTGGCACCGGGCCGCCCGGCTGGAGTACGCGGCGCTCGACACCGCCCGCGCCGGGGCCGAGGCCGAACGGCTCGACGGACTGGCCCAGCGGCTCGGCCGGGAGCTGGCCAACAACCGCGTCCTGCGGGACCTCGCCCGGACCCCGCTGCTCTGCGCCGTCATCTGCGCCCTGCACCGCAAACGCCGGGGCGCGCTCCCCCATACCCGCTGGGAGCTGTACCGGGCCACCCTGGACATGCTCCTCGGCAACCGCGACCGGGGACGCGGCATCGAGGCGCCCGAGGGCTTCGCGCTGGGCGTCGAGGAACACAAACTGCTGCTCCAGCACATCGCGGTGTGGCTGGTCCGCGGCGGACGGGTCCAGCTCACCCCGGGAGAGGCCGAGCGGCAGATCGAACGGGCCATGGCGGCCATGCCCCAAGTCCGCGCCCAGGGCACGCCCCGGCAGGCGCTCGTCCACCTCCTCAACCGCAGCGGGCTGCTCCAGCAGCGGACCGGCGACACGATCCAGTTCATCCACCGCACCTTCCAGGACTATCTGGCCGCGAAGGAGTTCGCCGAGACCGGCAGCGTCGGGGAACTCCTCCAGAACGCGGGGGACGAACTGTGGCGGGACGTCGTCCGGCTCGCCGTCGGCCACTTCGACCGCACCCATGTCAGCAGGCTCATCAGCGAACTCATCGCCCTCGGCGACCGCAGCCCCGAGCCCTTGGCGACCCGTTCCCTGCATCTGCTCGCCGGGTACTGCGCGGTGTCCTCCGTCTTCCTGGACGGCCGCATCCGGGCGAAGGCCGAGCACAGAGTCCGGGCGCTGATGCCGCCTCAGGACAAGGACGAGGTAAGGGAACTGGCGTCCTTCGGCTCCGCCGTGCTGCCGCTGCTGCCGGGGCCGTCCGGCGACGGCACGGCGGACGCGCTGGTCGTGGAGACCTTCGCGCAGGTCGGCGACGAGACGGCGATCGAGCCGCTGGCGCGGTTCACCGGGGACGACGACAAACGGCTGCGCCGGGCGCTGGTGGCCGCCTGGCGCCAGTTGCCCGCCGAGCGCTACGCCCGGCAGGTCCTGGCCCGGGTGGACCTGACCGGGATCGATCTGGAGGTCCACACCGCCGAACAGTTCCGGCAGATCCACCACTGCGGGCCCGTGCCGCTGATGACGGTGGAGGGACCCCACCCGGCGGAGGAGCTGGACACCTGGCTGCCGCGGACCGGCCTGCGCCATCTCGACGTGATCGACAACCCCCTGCTCACCCGGCTGGACCCGGTACGCGAACGCCGCTCCATCAAGACCCTCGGCGTCTATCTCTGCCCGGCCCTGGAGACCTTCGACGACCTCGCCGACCGCGCCTTCGCCTCACTGGCCGTCGACCCCGAACACCTGGACCTCCCCGGCGGACTCCCCCGGGTCCGGACGCTCATGGTCGTCGGGGACACCGAGCCCCGCTACGGGGCCCTCGCCCGCTGGTCCACCGTCCAGCGCCTGGTCGCCGCCGCTCCGGTGCGCTTCGCCCACCTCATGGAGAGAGCCGCCCGGCTGCCCCGGCTCACCGAACTGTCGGTCCAGGAGTTCACCGGGGACGCCCCGGGCCGGGCCGTGGCGGCACCGGGCATCACCCGGCTGACGCTGGACGACGCAGCCTCCCGGCTCGACCCGGCCGACATCGCGCGGCTCTTCCCCGGTCTGCGCACCCTGCGGCTGAGGCCCTTCGCCGTGGACGAGTACACCGTCGATCTGACACCGCTGCGGGACCTGCCCGATCTGATGGTGTACCTCTGGCACCGGCGAGGGGCTCGGATACAGGTGACCGGCGGTGAACTCTTCGGTGAGCGGCTGGAGATCGTCGTCCGCGACTGA